One window of Gemmatimonadaceae bacterium genomic DNA carries:
- the argR gene encoding arginine repressor: MANKRERQSAILEVIETRAVSSQEDLRKLLLHRGWDVTQATLSRDLRELRLARVPTPEGARYAVTDGTIEESRAALETLLPQLFLRVDSVSEMIVLRTVPGGAQPIAAALDGEGWPDILGTVGGDDTILIVCRSGLARDRVVRRIKSLAGEPQ; the protein is encoded by the coding sequence ATGGCGAACAAGAGAGAGCGGCAGTCGGCTATACTCGAGGTGATCGAAACCCGTGCGGTGAGCAGCCAGGAGGACCTCCGGAAGCTGCTTCTGCACAGGGGTTGGGACGTCACGCAGGCGACTCTGTCGAGAGATCTCAGAGAGCTTCGTCTGGCGCGCGTGCCGACACCAGAGGGAGCGCGATACGCGGTCACCGATGGAACGATCGAAGAGAGCCGGGCGGCGCTGGAGACTCTTCTGCCGCAGCTCTTTCTGCGGGTGGACAGTGTGAGCGAGATGATCGTGCTGAGGACGGTGCCCGGCGGGGCGCAGCCAATCGCGGCGGCGCTGGACGGCGAGGGCTGGCCCGACATTCTGGGCACGGTTGGGGGAGACGACACGATCCTCATCGTGTGCCGATCCGGTCTTGCCCGGGACAGAGTGGTTCGCCGGATCAAGTCTCTGGCCGGAGAGCCGCAGTAG